From the genome of Nicotiana sylvestris chromosome 2, ASM39365v2, whole genome shotgun sequence, one region includes:
- the LOC104230467 gene encoding transcription factor MYB20-like: MGHHCCSKQKVKRGLWSPEEDEKLIRHITIHGHSCWSSVPKLAGLQRCGKSCRLRWINYLRPDLKRGCFSEQEERTIIDVHRILGNRWAQIAKHLPGRTDNEVKNFWNSAIKKKLIAQGFDPNTHNLLSRNHHQNNKIKSSCKSKTSNHPNSTSVFTIETLSSSKEVGVISMDIIKASLAALPLIASTTTITIPHSQTSWDRLCESSLTSTIYNYMNPVSIPTTTNIENSNLATIEYQNQSTSNNLLSSSSLTPSGFGIINENCMWDVTDFEPQLIRSTNGQEEVQLVQEEGAQVLQLQENICQEVYKVNHEFNNNGQISENVTFDNSNFDFEFVDSALMPCEIFANVNSIDQLAWDC; the protein is encoded by the exons ATGGGCCATCACTGCTGCAGCAAACAGAAAGTAAAGAGGGGTCTTTGGTCTCCAGAAGAAGATGAGAAACTCATTAGACACATCACCATCCATGGCCATAGCTGCTGGAGTTCTGTCCCGAAACTAGCCG GATTAcaaaggtgtggaaaaagttgCAGGCTGAGGTGGATAAATTACTTGAGGCCAGATCTGAAAAGGGGTTGTTTTAGTGAGCAAGAAGAGAGGACCATAATTGATGTTCATAGAATCTTGGGAAACAGATGGGCACAAATAGCCAAACATTTACCTGGTAGGACTGATAATGAAGTCAAGAATTTCTGGAATTCTGCCATTAAAAAGAAGCTTATTGCTCAAGGCTTTGATCCAAATACCCACAACCTCCTCTCTCGCAATCATCACCAAAACAACAAGATCAAAAGCAGCTGCAAATCCAAGACTTCTAATCATCCAAATTCCACCTCTGTTTTCACTATTGAAACTTTATCATCAAGCAAAGAAGTAGGAGTAATTTCCATGGACATTATCAAAGCAAGTCTTGCCGCATTGCCACTTATTGCTTCTACGACAACAATAACTATACCTCACTCCCAAACAAGTTGGGATCGGCTATGTGAATCCTCACTAACCAGTACTATTTACAATTATATGAATCCCGTCAGCATTCCCACCACGACAAATATTGAAAACTCAAATCTTGCCACCATTGAATATCAAAACCAGAGTACTTCCAATAATTTGTTATCTTCTTCTTCCTTAACTCCATCAGGGTTTGGAATTATAAATGAGAATTGCATGTGGGATGTTACAGACTTTGAACCGCAATTAATTCGTTCCACTAATGGACAAGAAGAAGTGCAATTAGTACAGGAAGAAGGAGCACAAGTACTTCAGCTTCAGGAAAATATTTGTCAAGAAGTCTACAAGGTTAATCATGAGTTCAACAACAATGGACAAATCTCGGAGAATGTTACATTTGACAACTCTAACTTCGATTTTGAGTTTGTGGATTCTGCATTGATGCCTTGTGAAATTTTCGCTAACGTAAATTCCATAGATCAACTTGCATGGGATTGTTAA